The Neofelis nebulosa isolate mNeoNeb1 chromosome 16, mNeoNeb1.pri, whole genome shotgun sequence genome includes a window with the following:
- the IGFBP4 gene encoding insulin-like growth factor-binding protein 4 encodes MLPLCLVAALLLAAGPGPSLGDEAIHCPPCSEEKLARCRPPVGCEELVREPGCGCCATCALGKGMPCGVYTPRCGSGLRCYPPRGVEKPLHTLMHGQGVCMELAEIEAIQESLQPSDKDEGDHPNNSFSPCSAHDRRCLQKHLAKIRDRSTSGGKMKVIGVPREEARPVPQGSCQSELHRALERLAASQSRTHEDLYIIPIPNCDRNGNFHPKQCHPALDGQRGKCWCVDRKTGVKLPGGLEPKGELDCHQLADSFRE; translated from the exons ATGCTGCCCCTCTGCCTCGTGGCCGCGCTGCTGCTGGCCGCCGGGCCCGGGCCGAGCCTTGGCGACGAAGCCATCCACTGCCCGCCCTGCTCCGAGGAGAAGCTGGCGCGCTGCCGCCCCCCCGTGGGCTGCGAGGAGCTGGTGCGGGAGCCGGGCTGCGGCTGTTGCGCCACTTGCGCCCTGGGCAAGGGGATGCCCTGCGGGGTGTATACCCCCCGCTGCGGCTCGGGCCTGCGCTGCTACCCGCCCCGGGGTGTGGAGAAGCCCCTGCACACGCTGATGCACGGGCAAGGCGTGTGCATGGAGCTGGCGGAGATCGAGGCCATCCAGGAAAGCCTGCAGCCCTCTG ACAAGGATGAGGGTGACCACCCGAACAACAGCTTCAGTCCCTGCAGTGCGCATGACCGCAGGTGCCTGCAGAAGCACTTAGCCAAAATTCGAGACCGCAGCACCAGCGGGGGCAAGATGAAGGTCATCGGGGTGCCCCGGGAGGAAGCTCGGCCCGTG ccccaagGCTCCTGCCAGAGTGAGCTACACCGGGCCCTGGAGCGGCTGGCCGCCTCACAGAGCCGCACCCATGAAGACCTCTACATCATCCCCATCCCCAACTGCGACCGAAATGGCAACTTCCACCCCAAGCAG TGTCACCCGGCCTTAGATGGGCAGCGCGGCAAGTGCTGGTGTGTGGACCGGAAGACAGGAGTGAAACTTCCAGGGGGCCTGGAACCAAAAGGGGAGCTGGACTGCCACCAGTTGGCTGACAGCTTCCGCGAGTGA